From a region of the Pongo abelii isolate AG06213 chromosome 9, NHGRI_mPonAbe1-v2.0_pri, whole genome shotgun sequence genome:
- the RTN3 gene encoding reticulon-3 isoform X2, which produces MTSSFLSSSEIRNTGFTILHGEKSNVLGSQPILAKEGKDHLDLLDMKKMEKHQGTSNNLSDSPVSLAAEVHCDRPSIPASFPEHPAFLAKKIGQVEEQIVKQTKNPNEVSSREAKTALDADDRFTLLTAQKPPAEYSKVEGIYTYSLSPSKVSGDDVIEKDSPESPFEVIIDKAAFDKEFKDSYKESTDDFGSWSVHTDRESSEDISETNDKLFPLRNKEAGRYPTSALLSRQFSHTNAALEEVSRCVNDMHNFTNEILTWDLVPQVKQQTDKPSDCIRKTTGLDMSEYNSEIPVVNLKTSTHQKIPVCSINGSTPITKSTGDGTEASLLQENAITGKPVPDSLNSTKEFSIKGVQGNMQKQDDTLAELPGSPPEKCDSLGSGVATVKVVLPDDHLKDEMNWQSSALGEITEADSSGESDDTVIEDITADTSFENNKIQAEKPVSIPNAVVKTGEREIKEIPSCKREEKTSKNFEELVSDSEPHQDQPDILGRSPANEAACSKVPDMNVSLEDVSEVAPEKPITTENPKLPSTVSPNVFNETEFSLNVTTSAYLESLHGKNVKHIDDSSPEDLIAAFTETRDKGIVDSEGNAFEAISEKMTDFKTTSPVEVLHENESGGSEIKDIGSKYSEQSKETNGSEPLGVFPTQGTPVASLDLEQEQLTIKALKELGERQVEKSTSARRDAELPSEEVLKQTFTFAPESWPQGSYDILERNVKNGSDLGISQKPTTIRETTRVDAVSSLSKTELVKKHVLARLLTDFSESSLGSHFVPHPVSLLSFNLRIKIKRSKFLSLSLSHH; this is translated from the coding sequence atgacttcttcctttctttcatcttcTGAAATACGTAACACTGGCTTTACAATACTACATGGAGAAAAAAGCAATGTGTTAGGGAGCCAGCCTATTTTAGCCAAAGAAGGAAAAGACCACTTGGATCTTCTAGATATGAAAAAGATGGAAAAGCATCAGGGGACCAGCAACAACTTATCAGACTCTCCAGTTTCTCTTGCAGCAGAAGTTCATTGTGACCGTCCTTCTATTCCAGCCAGTTTCCCAGAGCATCCTGCTTTTCTCGCAAAGAAAATTGGTCAAGTGGAAGAGCAAATAGTTAAACAGACCAAGAACCCAAATGAGGTATCAAGTAGGGAGGCTAAAACTGCATTGGATGCTGATGACAGATTCACTTTGCTAACAGCCCAGAAACCACCTGCTGAGTACTCTAAGGTGGAAGGCATTTATACATATTCTTTGTCCCCATCCAAAGTTTCAGGAGATGATGTTATTGAAAAGGATTCCCCTGAATCACCATTTGAAGTAATTATTGACAAAGCAGCATTTGACAAAGAATTTAAAGACTCATATAAGGAGAGCACAGATGATTTTGGTAGCTGGTCTGTGCACACTGATAGAGAATCATCCGAAGACATTTCAGAGACTAATGACAAGCTTTTTCCACTGAGAAATAAAGAGGCAGGACGTTACCCAACGTCTGCATTGCTCAGTAGGCAGTTTTCACACACAAATGCAGCACTGGAAGAGGTGTCCAGATGCGTGAATGATATGCATAACTTTACTAACGAAATACTGACTTGGGATCTGGTTCCCCAAGTGAAACAACAGACCGATAAGCCTTCTGACTGCATCAGAAAAACTACAGGACTTGACATGAGTGAATATAATTCAGAAATTCCAGTTGTAAATCTTAAAACTAGCACTCATCAGAAAATTCCTGTATGTTCTATTAATGGGAGCACTCCCATCACTAAATCAACAGGTGATGGGACAGAAGCATCTCTCCTGCAAGAAAATGCTATCACTGGAAAACCTGTACCCGACTCTTTGAATTCCACAAAAGAATTCAGTATCAAAGGTGTGCAAGGCAATATGCAGAAACAGGATGACACACTTGCAGAATTACCTGGATCTCCACCTGAGAAATGTGACTCTTTGGGTTCTGGAGTGGCCACAGTGAAAGTGGTTTTACCTGATGACCACCTGAAAGATGAAATGAACTGGCAGAGCTCTGCATTGGGAGAAATCACAGAAGCTGATAGTTCTGGTGAGTCTGATGACACAGTAATAGAGGACATCACAGCAGATACATcatttgaaaataacaaaattcagGCTGAAAAAcctgtttccattccaaatgcTGTTGTAAAAACAGGTGAAAGAGAAATCAAAGAGATTCCCAGTtgtaagagagaagaaaaaacatcTAAAAACTTTGAAGAATTGGTTAGTGACTCTGAGCCGCATCAAGATCAGCCTGATATTCTTGGAAGGAGTCCAGCTAATGAGGCAGCATGTTCAAAAGTACCCGATATGAATGTCTCCTTAGAAGATGTGAGTGAAGTTGCTCCTGAAAAACCTATTACTACTGAGAACCCCAAACTTCCTTCAACAGTGTCTCCAAATGTTTTTAATGAGACAGAATTCTCATTAAATGTGACAACATCTGCCTATTTGGAGTCATTACATgggaaaaatgttaaacatatagATGATTCCTCCCCAGAGGACCTGATAGCAGCCTTTACAGAAACCAGAGATAAAGGAATAGTAGATAGTGAAGGAAATGCTTTTGAAGCAATATCAGAGAAGAtgacagactttaaaacaacttcTCCTGTAGAAGTCTTACATGAAAATGAGTCCGGTGGTTCTGAAATTAAAGACATTGGAAGCAAATACAGTgaacaaagcaaagaaacaaatggaagtgAGCCTCTAGGTGTTTTCCCTACCCAAGGTACTCCAGTAGCATCTCTCGACTTAGAACAAGAACAGCTCACAATTAAGGCTCTTAAAGAATTAGGTGAAAGACAGGTTGAGAAGTCAACTTCTGCACGGCGTGACGCAGAATTGCCTTCTGAAGAAGTACTGAAGCAAACTTTCACATTTGCTCCAGAATCTTGGCCACAGGGATCATATGACATCCTAGAACGTAATGTCAAGAATGGATCTGATCTTGGGATTTCCCAAAAGCCCACCACTATCAGAGAAACTACTAGGGTAGATGCTGTTTCCAGCCTTAGCAAGACTGAATTGGTAAAAAAGCATGTCCTAGCAAGACTTCTGACAGACTTCTCAG